The Bos mutus isolate GX-2022 chromosome 7, NWIPB_WYAK_1.1, whole genome shotgun sequence genome window below encodes:
- the LOC102267560 gene encoding olfactory receptor 7D4: MNEFQVYATFLFCHCLNTILASFHKAISVTYMETENQTVISKFILLGLSDDADLQPLLIGLFLSMYLVCVTGNLLIILAIISESNLHTPMYFFLSNLSFTDICFTSTIVPKMLVNIQKQNKGITYEGCLTQMYFFMTFAGLDNLLLTVMAYDRFVAICHPLHYTVIMNPRLCGLLLLLSWLICLTYSLLQSLMVLRVSFCKETEIPHFFCELAQILKLACSDTLVNDIVLYFVTGLLGIIPLTGILFSYSRIIFSIMGMSSSGGKYKAFSTCGSHLSVVSLFYGAGLGVYLTSGTAHPSRKGSIASVMYTIVTPMLNPFIYSLRNRDMKGALRRLFTRGTYSQ, encoded by the coding sequence ATGAATGAGTTTCAAGTATATGCCACATTCCTGTTTTGTCATTGTTTGAACACTATTCTTGCCTCTTTCCATAAGGCAATTTCCGTAACTTATATGGAAACAGAGAATCAGACAGTTATTTCAAAATTCATCCTTCTGGGGCTCTCGGATGATGCGGACCTTCAACCCCTCCTCATTGGACTGTTCCTGTCCATGTACCTGGTCTGTGTTACAGGGAACCTGCTCATCATCCTGGCCATCATCTCTGAGTCcaacctccacacccccatgtacttcttcctctccaacctgtCCTTCACTGACATCTGTTTCACCTCCACCATAGTCCCCAAGATGTTAGTAAATATCCAGAAGCAGAACAAAGGCATCACGTATGAAGGATGCCTTACCCAGATGTATTTTTTCATGACCTTTGCTGGGCTAGATAATTTGCTACTGacagtgatggcctatgaccggtTCGTGGCCATCTGTCACCCGCTGCACTACACAGTCATCATGAACCCTCGCCTTTGTGGTCTCCTGCTTCTGCTTTCTTGGCTGATCTGCCTGACATATTCTTTGTTGCAAAGTTTGATGGTTTTGAGGGTATCTTTCTGCAAAGAGACAGAAATCCCCCACTTCTTCTGTGAACTTGCTCAAATTCTCAAGCTTGCCTGCTCTGACACCCTTGTCAATGACATTGTGCTGTATTTTGTAACTGGCTTGCTGGGTATTATTCCCCTGACTGGGATCCTTTTCTCTTATTCTAGAATTATCTTCTCCATAATGGGCATGTCATCTTCTGGGGGGAAGTATAAAGCCTTTTCCACCTGTGGGTCTCACCTCTCAGTTGTCTCCTTGTTCTATGGCGCAGGCCTTGGGGTCTACCTCACTTCAGGAACAGCCCACCCCTCCAGAAAGGGTTCAATAGCCTCGGTGATGTACACAATAGTcacccccatgctgaaccccttcatctacagTCTGAGGAACAGGGACATGAAGGGGGCTCTAAGGAGACTTTTCACTAGAGGAACATACTCTCAGTGA